The following DNA comes from Caldibacillus debilis DSM 16016.
GGAAAATGATGGTTTTTTAAAGAATTCGGCCCTTCCGGTGATCCTTTCCGAATCCCGCGGGAAAAGGGTGTCCGGGTGAGCGGACGGGCGATTCCGGGTCCCAGGTCCCGAAGAAATTTCCTTTATTCACGTTGAAAATAAGCCAACTTTATTGGCGGCGGATGGAAGCGATTGGTATACTATTAGTAAAAGGTTCGTTCGTCCTTTTTGCGCTGTTGAACGGAAACCGGCCCCTCGGCAAAATTTTTCCCGGTCAGGAAGCAGATGGTGCCTGGCAGAAGCTTATATGGAGGGATTCAAGTTGAAATACCGACATCCGGACGACGGATTGGCGTTGCATACCGATTATTATCAAATCAACATGGCCCAGGCTTATTGGGAAGACAATATCCACGAAAAAAAGGCGGTATTTGAAGTATTCTTCCGCAAACTTCCCTTCGGCAACGGCTACGCCGTTTTTGCCGGATTGGAGCGGGTCGTCCAATATTTGGAAAACTTCAGGTTTACGGAAAGCGATATTGAATATTTGCGGGAACTGGGGGAATTCAGCGAGGGATTTTTAAATTATTTAAAAGGCCTCCGCTTTACCGGGACGGTCCGGTCGATGCGGGAAGGGGAGATCGTTTTTGCGGGCGAACCGATCATGCGGATCGAAGCGCCCCTCATCCAAGCCCAGATCATCGAAACCGCCATATTGAACATCATCAATTATCAAACCTTGATCGCGACGAAGGCGTCCAGGATCAAGCAGGTCATCGGCGATGAACTGGCGATGGAATTCGGAACCCGGAGGGCCCAGGAGCTGGATGCGGCGATTTGGGGGACGCGGGCGGCCTATATCGGCGGCTTTGAAGCCACATCCAACGTCCGCGCGGGGAAACTGTTCGGCATTCCCGTGGCGGGCACCCACTCCCATTCCATGGTACAAGCGTATCGGGACGAATACGAAGCCTTCCGCAGCTACGCTTTGCGCAACAAAAACTGCGTTTTCCTTGTGGATACTTACGATACGCTGAAGTCCGGCATTCCGAACGCGATCCGGGTGGCCAAGGAATTTGGCGATAAAATCAATTTTGTCGGGATCCGGCTGGACAGCGGGGATTTGGCCTACCTGTCGAAGGAAGCCAGGAAAATGCTGGATGAAGCGGGATTCCATAAAACGAAAATTTATGCTTCCAGCGACTTGGATGAATATACGATTCTCCATTTGAAATCGCAAGGGGCGAAGATCGATGCTTGGGGTATCGGGACAAAATTGATCACCGCTTACGACCAGCCCGCCTTGGGCGCGGTATACAAAATGGCGGCCATCGAAGAGGACGGGAAATTCGTGGACACGATCAAGATTTCCAGCAATCCGGAGAAGGTCACCACCCCGGGATTGAAAAAGGTCTACCGCATCATCAGCAAAACGACGAAAAAAGCGGTCGGGGATTACATCGCCATGGAATGGGAGCGGCCGGAAAAGGAAAAAACCTTGAAACTGTTCCATCCGACCCACACGTATATTTGCAAGTACGTGAGCAATTTTGAAATTTACGATTTGCATCATGAGATCTTTAAAGACGGCAAGCTCGTTTATTCCCTTCCGCCCTTGAAGGAAATCCAAAATTTCGTGAAATCCAATTTGCAAATGTTCTGGGAAGAATACAAACGGTCCCTGAATCCGGAACATTATCCCGTCGATTTGAGCCAAGCCTGTTGGGATAACCGGATGAACAATATCAAAAAAATTAAACAGCAATTTTCCTGATCGGTCGGACGGAGCCATCTCCGCTGATGGCGGAAGGACCGTTCCTTCCGCCGGCGATCCGGCCATTAGGAATCCGAAAAGGAAAGGGAGGCGGCGTTAAGCCCCCTTTCTTTTTTGCCGGTTGGCGGATGACGGACCAAAATTTTCACGGGACCCCCCTTGAAAGGAGCCCCGAGCAAAATCCCTCTCCACCCTTTAAAAAAGAGCCGGTCAAGGTTGGTGTATTTTTGCTCCCGCCGCCATTCGGACAAGACGGCGTTGGGAAGATTCGGAAAAATAAACGGAAAAGGGGCGCCAAAGAGGGCCGGGCCTCCGGCCGGCGAATTTCACCGTTCCGCCTGCCCTGCCTTTTTGCGCATATATTCCTGCAGATCGTCCTGGACGCTCGTTTCCGCCATCGGCACACGGCTGCGGTAAGCCGCCCGGATGATCATGTGCGATGCCACGGGGGATGTCAAAAATACAAAAAAGATGCCCAAAATGAGCCGGATGGAGAAATAGCCTTCCGAAATGAGGAAATACAGGAGCGTGCCGGTCAACGTGCAGAGTACGCCCAATGTCGCACTCTTGGACGCCGCATGGGACCGGGTGTACACGTCCGGCAGGCGGGTGAGCCCGATGGCGCCGATGAGGCTCATCGAAACCCCGAACAAGATGAAGAGGGCGGCGATCACTTCAGCGCTTCCTCTCAATGACGACACCCCTTTCCACAAATCGGGCAAAGGCGATCGTCCCGATGAAAGAAAGGATGCCGACAAGCAGGATCAAATCCAAAAAGGCGTGGGTGTGCAGCAGCACGGATAGTATGGCGGACCCGGCGATGAGATTGATCCCGATGGCGTCCAGCGCCAGCACCCGGTCGGCGCCCGAAGGCCCTTTGACCGCCCGGTAAATATTCAGCAAAATCGCGATGGACAACAGACTTAGCGCCACGATCATCAGTACTTCAAACATTATAAACGCGTCACATCCTTTATCGCCTTTTCGAAAACTTTTTGCGAACGGAGCACCGCATCCCGCGATTCCGGGATATCCATGGCATGGATGTATAAGGCCCTGCTGTCCGGCGTGATTTCCATGACGACCGAACCCGGGGTCAGCGTGATCAGCATGGCCAAAAGGGTCACCTCGATATCGCTGTCCAAATCCGTCTCGAGGCGAAAAATCCCGGGTTTGACATTGATGTTTGGCCTTAGCACCTGCCGCATGACAAGAAAACTGGATGAGATGAGCTCGACGATGAAAATCGCGAGGAGTTTCACGGTCCTTGCGATCATGATGATGTAAAAGGGCTTTTTAAAAAACCGGCGGATGAAAAACAGGATGAAGATCCCGACCAAATAGCCGCCGAAAAAGGAAAGAAAGCTCCAAGAATCGTGCAAGAACATCCACAGGGCGGCAATCAGCAGATTGATCAATACCTGGCCCGGCATCAAGATCCCCCCTTTTTCTTATTCCTTCCTTATGGCTCGCCTCCCATCAGGGGACAGGATTTCCGGCAAACACCGCATCGATATACAAATCGGGATTCAAAAGGCCCTTGGCCGCCATTTCCGCATAGGGGAAAAACCATTCCGCCCCGGCCCCGAGGATGACCGTAAAGGCGGCGAAGGCGACGATCGGCAGCATGAGCCCCTTCGTCGTCCCTTTTTCTTCTTCTTTGCTCAGGACGGTTTCCCCCCAGAAGGCGTTCATAAAAATTTTCAGGACGGAATACAGGATCATCATGCTGGCGAACAGTCCGATTCCCCCGAGCCAATAGCTGCCGGATTCGAATGTTCCGGCGGTGATGTACACTTTGCCGAGGAAGCCGCTCAAAGGCGGGATGCCGGCAAGGGCCATTGCTGCCGTGAAAAAGATCCAGCCCAAAACGGGGTGGGTGCGGATCAGGCCGCTCATGTTTTTCAGATCGGACGTCCCCGTCAAATGAATCATGGTTCCTCCGATCAGAAAGACGAGGGCTTTGCTGATCATGTCATGGATGAGGTAATAGACGGAACCGGCAAGGCCTTCGAGGGAGAAAGCGGCCAGACCGGCCAGGATGAAGCCTGCGCCGATAATGACGTTGTAGGTCAATATTTTCTTGATGTCCCAATATCCGCTGGCGCCCAAGCCGCCCAACAGCATCGTCAGGGCGGCGAGGATGCCGATGGCCATATGGGTGATTTGCGGATGA
Coding sequences within:
- a CDS encoding nicotinate phosphoribosyltransferase, whose product is MEGFKLKYRHPDDGLALHTDYYQINMAQAYWEDNIHEKKAVFEVFFRKLPFGNGYAVFAGLERVVQYLENFRFTESDIEYLRELGEFSEGFLNYLKGLRFTGTVRSMREGEIVFAGEPIMRIEAPLIQAQIIETAILNIINYQTLIATKASRIKQVIGDELAMEFGTRRAQELDAAIWGTRAAYIGGFEATSNVRAGKLFGIPVAGTHSHSMVQAYRDEYEAFRSYALRNKNCVFLVDTYDTLKSGIPNAIRVAKEFGDKINFVGIRLDSGDLAYLSKEARKMLDEAGFHKTKIYASSDLDEYTILHLKSQGAKIDAWGIGTKLITAYDQPALGAVYKMAAIEEDGKFVDTIKISSNPEKVTTPGLKKVYRIISKTTKKAVGDYIAMEWERPEKEKTLKLFHPTHTYICKYVSNFEIYDLHHEIFKDGKLVYSLPPLKEIQNFVKSNLQMFWEEYKRSLNPEHYPVDLSQACWDNRMNNIKKIKQQFS
- the mnhG gene encoding monovalent cation/H(+) antiporter subunit G; translated protein: MRGSAEVIAALFILFGVSMSLIGAIGLTRLPDVYTRSHAASKSATLGVLCTLTGTLLYFLISEGYFSIRLILGIFFVFLTSPVASHMIIRAAYRSRVPMAETSVQDDLQEYMRKKAGQAER
- a CDS encoding Na(+)/H(+) antiporter subunit F1; the encoded protein is MFEVLMIVALSLLSIAILLNIYRAVKGPSGADRVLALDAIGINLIAGSAILSVLLHTHAFLDLILLVGILSFIGTIAFARFVERGVVIERKR
- a CDS encoding Na+/H+ antiporter subunit E, which encodes MPGQVLINLLIAALWMFLHDSWSFLSFFGGYLVGIFILFFIRRFFKKPFYIIMIARTVKLLAIFIVELISSSFLVMRQVLRPNINVKPGIFRLETDLDSDIEVTLLAMLITLTPGSVVMEITPDSRALYIHAMDIPESRDAVLRSQKVFEKAIKDVTRL